In a single window of the Pieris rapae chromosome 9, ilPieRapa1.1, whole genome shotgun sequence genome:
- the LOC110999764 gene encoding ribosome biogenesis protein BMS1 homolog: protein MADAIFDKKKSHRAKHAGRKAEKKKKKNQVDQSNLSARQRNPKAFAIQSVVRAERQFRRKEDVIAKKQHIPQVDKTPLEPPPIVVAIVGPPRVGKTTLINNLIKSFIKTNVTSTKGPITIVTSKKRRITLIECNNDVNSMIDIAKCADLVLLLCDASFGFEMEIFEFLNICQVHGMPKIMGVLTHLDMIKNPKKLKMTKKTLKHRFWTEVYQGAKLFYLSGIIHGEYLRNEIKNLSRFISVMKFRALSWRTTHAYVLADRMEDITSQDNIRKDPKVSRDVVLYGYVRGVPLMKDSTVHIAGVGDMKIHELSYLPDPCPLPNSQKKRHLMERERQIYAPFSGVGGIVYDKDAVYIELKGSHSHKAEDEEANEKQSLLKNVVETKETVDEQMQETGFKLFSGGAVIYPDMIKDDEYLSHNKADDNSSDNTDLESDESDHDSGIDQSEKDKNKLPWENVTDSEAEDIEEKANELNEEQNEESSDDNEQDFGSKWKEKLGEKATMAYFDRQKTSRNIMKLVYGEYEVGNKTNEHPVESHEDSEDEIGGLFKKVTSLQKSKQKAKDQLDENECSFFYALDKPVIRDWTTETNKECLINCFVTGKRSSDEDAEELLKLDDASEGDDEMFGDFEDLETGEKHEAEETDKSNEGLKRKAEISKSEILDKKLKLKAKFDSEYDNPDDHRIKGDHSYYENLKAEALKQSELNKSVFENLDDGLRVEVEGFRPGLYIRMLFKNMPSEFVTNFDESYPILIGSLNMAEQNIGFVSCKIKKHRWYKKILKTNDPLIISLGWRRFQTLPIYSKIEDDLKCRYLKYTPEHVTCNMHFYGPVTPQNTGFLALQTVTNSTNEIKQLGFRIAATGSVNEINKSTQIMKKLKLIGTPLKIYKKTAFVKDMFSSTLEVAKFEGARVKTVSGIRGQIKKALNKPEGAFRATFEDKIQMSDLVFCRTWFKVDVTKFYAPVVNLLLPIGNKNAWQGMKTKGQLKREKNIKSEANTDSMYTEIVRQPKVFKPLVIPKQLQKGLPYKFKPKKSSLSTSTKKDIFKDRIAVIKNPYEQKVSNVMTMIKTNYNKKKKDQKVATRERTHKFKKQKEEEEWRKIKRQKELKKKICRQISKMSGKKTPQM from the exons ATGGCAGATGCCATTTTCGATAAGAAAAAGTCCCATCGGGCCAAACATGCGGGACGTAAGGccgaaaagaagaaaaagaaaaaccaAGTTGATCAATCTAACCTAAGTGCTCGACAAAGAAATCCTAAAGCTTTTGCTATTCAATCAGTGGTGCGAGCTGAAAGACAGTTTCGGCGCAAAGAAGACGTTATAGCCAAAAAACAGCACATACCTCAAGTAGACAAAACTCCCCTTGAGCCTCCTCCTATCGTTGTCGCTATTGTAGGTCCACCTCGCGTCGGAAAAACAActcttataaataatctaatcaaaagttttattaaaacaaatgttactAGTACAAAAGGCCCAATTACTATTGTCACTTCAAAGAAACGGAGAATAACATTGATTGAATGTAATAATGATGTTAATTCTATGATTGACATTGCCAAGTGTGCTGATTTAGTGCTTTTATTATGTGATGCAAGTTTTGGGTTTGAAATGGAAATATTTGAGTTTCTAAATATCTGCCAGGTTCATGGTATGCCTAAAATTATGGGTGTTCTAACCCATCTTGACATGATAAAAAATCCTAAGAAACTAAAGATGaccaaaaaaacacttaagcATCGTTTCTGGACTGAAGTTTATCAAGGAGcaaagcttttttatttgtcagGTATCATTCATGGAGAATACTTGcggaatgaaataaaaaatctgtcaaGGTTTATTTCAGTCATGAAGTTTAGAGCTCTGAGTTGGAGAACAACTCATGCTTATGTATTAGCTGATAGAATGGAGGATATAACCAGCCAAGATAACATAAGAAAAGATCCTAAAGTTAGCCGAGATGTAGTCTTGTATGGATATGTCAGAGGTGTGCCATTAATGAAAGACTCAACAGTTCATATAGCag gTGTTGGCGACATGAAAATACATGAACTTTCTTATCTACCTGACCCATGTCCATTACCAAACAGTCAAAAGAAGCGACATTTGATGGAAAGAGAAAGACAAATATATGCACCATTTTCTGGAGTGGGTGGAATAGTGTATGATAAGGATGCTGTTTACATTGAACTAAAAGGTTCTCATTCACATAAAGCAGAAGATGAGGAAGCAAATGAGAAGCaatctcttttaaaaaatgttgttgAAACTAAGGAGACAGTTGATGAACAGATGCAAGAGACTGGGTTTAAGTTATTCAGTGGTGGTGCAGTTATATATCCTGATATGATAAAGGATGATGAATATTTATCACACAATAAGGCAGATGACAATAGCTCTGACAACACAGATTTAGAAAGTGATGAATCTGATCATGACAGTGGTATTGACCAGAGTGAAAAAGATAAGAACAAGTTACCCTGGGAAAATGTTACGGACTCTGAAGCTGAAGATATAGAAGAAAAAGCTAATGAACTTAATGAGGAACAAAATGAAGAAAGTAGTGATGACAATGAACAAGACTTTGGTTCAAAATGGAAAGAAAAATTAGGTGAAAAAGCTACTATGGCATATTTTGATCGACAAAAAACATCTCGCAATATAATGAAACTTGTGTATGGTGAATATGAAgttggaaacaaaacaaatgaacatcCTGTAGAATCACATGAAGATAGTGAAGACGAAATTGGTGGCTTATTTAAGAAAGTAACGAGTTTACagaaaagtaaacaaaaagcTAAGGACCAATTAGATGAAAATGAATGCTCTTTCTTTTATGCCCTTGATAAACCTGTTATTAGAGATTGGACAACTGAAACCAACAAAGAATGTTTAATAAACTGCTTTGTAACTGGGAAAAGATCGTCTGATGAAGATGCAGAGGAACTTCTAAAACTAGATGATGCAAGTGAGGGAGATGATGAAATGTTTGGTGATTTCGAAGATCTAGAAACTGGCGAAAAACATGAAGCGGAAGAAACGGACAAGTCAAATGAAGGCTTAAAAAGAAAAGCAGAAATATCAAAATCTGAGATATtagataaaaagttaaaattgaaAGCAAAATTTGATTCAGAATATGATAATCCTGATGATCATAGAATAAAAGGTGATCATTCTTATTATGAAAACCTTAAAGCTGAAGCTTTAAAACAatctgaattaaataaatcagtttttGAAAACTTAGATGATGGACTAAGGGTTGAGGTGGAAGGATTCAGGCCTGGCCTATATATTCGTATGCTTTTCAAAAATATGCCTTCAgaatttgttacaaattttGATGAAAGCTACCCAATATTAATAGGATCATTAAATATGGCTGAACAGAATATTGGATTTGTATCTtgtaaaatcaaaaaacataGATGgtataaaaagatattaaaaaccaatgaccctttaattatttcacttGGTTGGAGACGCTTCCAAACATTAccaatatattcaaaaatagaagaCGATTTAAAAtgcagatatttaaaatatacacctGAGCATGTAACATGCAACATGCATTTCTATGGACCTGTAACACCACAGAACACTGGTTTCCTAGCCCTACAGACAGTTACCAATAGCACCAATGAAATAAAGCAGTTAGGCTTTAGAATTGCTGCTACGGGCAGTGTGaacgaaattaataaatctactcaaataatgaaaaaactaaaactgaTTGGGACACCCTTAAAGATTTATAAGAAAACAGCTTTTGTAAAAGACATGTTTTCCAGTACCTTAGAAGTAGCTAAATTTGAGGGAGCAAGGGTAAAAACTGTGTCTGGAATTAGAGGACAGATTAAAAAAGCCCTGAATAAACCTGAAGGAGCATTTCGTGCTACGTTTGaagataaaatacaaatgagTGATTTGGTGTTCTGTCGCACTTGGTTCAAAGTAGATGTGACTAAATTTTATGCGCCAGTAGTCAATTTACTGCTTCCAATAGGTAACAAAAATGCATGGCAAGGAATGAAGACAAAAGGACAATTGAAACGCGAGAAAAACATTAAGAGTGAAGCAAATACAGATTCCATGTATACTGAGATTGTAAGGCAACCTAAAGTATTCAAGCCATTAGTGATCCCTAAACAGCTACAGAAAGGACTTCCCTATAAGTTTAAACCTAAGAAAAGTAGCTTATCAACAAGTaccaaaaaagatatatttaaggaCAGGATAGCAGTCATCAAGAATCCTTATGAGCAAAAAGTATCAAATGTTATGACCATGATAAAAACAAACTACAACAAAAAGAAGAAGGACCAAAAGGTAGCGACTAGGGAGAGGACACACAAgtttaaaaagcaaaaagaAGAAGAGGAGTGGCGAAAAATCAAACGTCAAAAAgagttaaaaaagaaaatttgtaGACAAATAAGTAAAATGTCAGGCAAGAAAACACCACAAATGTAA